Genomic window (Trueperaceae bacterium):
CTCCGAATACCCGGTACAAGGCCGGGGCGGGCAAGGCGTGATCACCCTCAAGGTGACCCCCCGGACCGGCACGCTGGTTGGCCTAAACTGCGTGCTGGGCGACGAGGATCTCCTGCTCCTCTCCGAACGCGGCGTCCTCATCCGCACCAAGGTCGAGCAGGTGAGCTCCTACGGCCGCTCCTCGCAGGGGGTGACCATCATGCGGTTGGACGATGGCGACAGGGTGGTCTCGGCTATGGTCATGGTCGCTGAAGAGAACCTCGAGAAGGTCGCGGAAGAGAAGGAAGCGGCCGAACGGAAAGACCTGAACTAGACATCAGACATACCGAGTTCCGAGGGCCGCCCTCCCAGCGGGGGCGGCCCTCTCGATTCCGGATCGAGTCGGCCCCTGGAACCGGCGACCGGCGAGGGGGTCCGTGCGATAGTTACGTCGTGAGTCGCCCAGCGGTTATCCTCGACTGCGACCCGGGACACGACGACGCCATCGCCATCATGGCCGCAGCCCGCTACTGCGAACTGCTCGGCATTACGACGGTCAACGGCAACGTCGACCTGGAGCGCACCACCCGCAACGCCCTCATCACCTGCCAGGTTGCCGGGATCGACGTACCGGTGCACGCCGGAGCCGCCAGACCCCTGGTTGCCGAACCGCACCACGCCCAGTTCATACATGGCGACAGCGGGCTCGACGGACCGGTGCTCCCGCAACTGGAGCGCTCGAGCGCCAGCGGCGACGCAGTTCGCTTCATCATCGATACCGTTCGAGCGCGCGACGACGTCTGGCTGGTGGCCGTCGGTCCGCTCACCAACGTCGCGCTGGCGCTGCGGCAGGCACCGGACATCGCCGAACGGCTGGCGGGCATTTCGATCATGGGCGGGGGGATAAGCTTCGGGAACGTCACGCCGACAGCTGAATTCAACATCTTCGCCGATCCGGAAGCCGCGGCCGCACTCTTCGGCGCGCCGCTGCGGCGGATCATGGCGCCACTGGACCTCACCCACCAGCTGCTGGTCGACGAGGCGATCATCGATCGATTCCGCCGGACCGCCACCCCCGCTGGGACCTTCGCCGCCGACATGCTCGACTTCTACACGCACGCCTACGCGAGAGCGTTCACCGGGAGCAAGGAGGGGGCGCTTCACGATCCCTGCGCGCTCCTGGCGGTCAGCCACCCGGAGCTGTTCGAACGCCAGGAGATGTACGTGACCGTCGAGACGCGGGGCGAGCATACCCGGGGGATGACCGTCGCCGACAGGCGCGGAGTGCGAAGCGACCTGCAACCGAATACGGAAGTCCTGACCCGTATCGACCCCGCGGTTGCGCTCGACCTGCTCGTCGAGAGCGTGAGCTGAACGGCCGGGGGCCAAGAGAACTCACGTCGCCGCCTCGCGGTAGAGTCTAGAGGTGGTTCAGTTCCACCATGTAACCAAGACCTATCCGCGGACGCACACCCACGCCCTGCGGGATCTGGACTTCCGCATCAGGAAGGGCGAGTTCGTCTACATCACCGGCCACTCCGGTGCAGGCAAGTCGACGCTCCTGTCGCTGATCCTCAGGCGCATTCTGCCCACCGAGGGCAGCGTCTACCTGCTGGGTCAGGACCTCGCCAAGCTGCGTGAATCGAAGCTTCCGTTCCTCCGCCGCAGGATGGGCATGGTCTTCCAGGACCACCGGCTTTTATCGAACCTGAGCGCCCTCGACAACCTCGTCTTCACGCTCAGGGCGACCGGCGAGCGGGGCAATCTCGAGCAGCGGGCTCTGCTCGCCCTTCGTCAGGTGTCGCTGGCTCACAAACGCAAGGCGTTCCCGATCGAGCTGTCGCTGGGCGAGCAACAGCGCGTGGCCATCGCTCGCGCCCTGGTCACGAATCCGCCCCTGCTCCTGTGCGACGAGCCTACGGGAAACCTCGACCCGGACACCTCCTGGGAGATCCTCGAGCTCTTGAACGACGTCAACATCAAGGGCACCACCGTCGTCGTCGCCACGCACTCACGCGACCTGGTCGAGAGGCTCCGCCGACGCACCATCGTCCTGCGCAACGGCGAGCTGGTTCGTGACGATGAAACCGGCGGTTACTCGCTCTAGACCGAACTACGTCGTCTGCCCCGAGTGGTTCCACCTGCAGGTGGAACGCCGCATCACCCACTCCTACCTCTCGAACGGCGGCGGCTCCGGTGGTGCGGCCTGAATCGCGGCTGGTCGCATGCGATTTCTCATCGAACCGGCGACGCCTCTCCGCTAACATCGACCGACTCCACAGCTTCACGCCCCCCGGCGCCAACGCGCCACCTTCAAGCAGAGGAATCCCGATGATCGAACTCCCCGACTCCGACGTAAAGACCAGCCGGGCAGCCGCACCACCGGCGTTGCGCCTCGAATCTCTGGCGAAGTCGTTCGGCAGTAACCGGGCGGTCCGCGGCCTCGACCTCGAGGTTCGCCAGGGCGAGTTCTACGCCCTGCTCGGACCCAATGGAGCAGGCAAGACGACTACCCTGCGGATGGTGGCGGGCCTGGTCGAGCCCGACGGCGGCGAAGCTTTCGTCCTCGGTCACAGCGTGCAGCGTGAGCCGGCGCGGGCCAAGTCGCTGTTGGCGTTCCTGCCCGATGAACCGCTGCTCTACGGTAAGTTGCGGCCGTTGGAGTATCTGGAGTTCGTTGCTGGCCTCTGGCGTGTGCCTGCCGAGGAGGCGGCTCCCCGAGCGAAGGAACTGCTCGAGTGGCTCGACCTGTGGAAGAACCGCTACGACCTGACGGAGACCTTCTCGCGTGGCATGAAGCAGAAGCTCGGCCTCGCAGGGGGACTGATCCACCGGCCCAGGCTGATGATTCTGGACGAACCGCTCACCGGGCTCGATGCGGCCGCGGCGAGGGACGTGAAAAACCTCCTGAGCGAATACGTTGCCGACGGGAACACTGTCATCCTGACCACTCACATCATGGAGATCGCAGAACGCCTGGCCCAGCGGATAGGGATCATCAGCCGCGGGCAACTGGTCGCAGAGGGTAGCCTCGATGACCTCCGCCGGGCGAGTGGCGACGACGACGGAACGCTGGAGAACGTCTTCCTGGAGCTCGTGGAGAGCAGGTGAAGCCGGGAAGCCTGCCCTGGCTGCTGCGCCATGAACTGAGGCTCACCTGGAGGGAGCTCACCTCCCGCGCCGAACCAGGTCTCCTCGTCTTCCTCTGTCTGGGCCTACTGGCACTCGTTCACGCCGGAATCTGGTACGTGCTCGGTGGATTCCTTGCATCCTTGGGAGGACCGGTGCGAGATGGAGCGGTCCAGGTAGGCGGACTGCTGTTGCTGGCTGCCATTCCCATAGCGCTCGCGGTCGCGATCAACAGGAGCGTAAGCGGGGTCTTCGAACGCGCAGACCTCGATCTGCTCGCCGCTTCCCCACTCTCGTCACGGGTGATCTTCTCGTCACGTGTTCTCGCTGTCGCCCTCCAGGTCTTCCTGCTGTTCGGGGTCGTGCTCATCCCGGTCGCCAACATCGCGGCGCTCGTCGGTGCTCCCAGACTCCTGGGACTCTACCCCACGCTGCTGGGCCTGTCGCTCGCCGGAGCGAGCCTGGGGATGCTCATCACTCTCGCCCTCGTCAGGAGCATCGGCGCCAGGCGCGCCCGAACCGTTTCACAACTGGTGGGAAGCTTCCTGGCGGCCGGTCTGTTCCTGCTCACCCAGGTACCCACGCTATTCGGCAACGACTTCGACTCCGCTCTGGCCGGTTCGGTCCAGAGGTTCGCGGGCCTCATGTCCGAGGGCGGCGCTCTAGGGCCGAACAGTCTGATCTGGTTGCCGGCCCGCGCGATCTTCTTCGACCCGCTGGCGGTGATCGTCGTGGTTTCGACCGGCATCCTCCTCATCGTCGCCAGCAGCTTCCTCCTGCACAGATCGTTCGCACACGGAGCCAGTGAGCCTACGACTTCGAGCCGACGCGTGAGGAATGGGGCCGCGTCGGTCCGTTTCAGTAACCGCACGTTCACCACGCTGCTGTTCAAGGAGTGGCGTCTCATCCTCCGTGATCCCTACCTCATCTCGCAGACCCTCGTGCAGCTCCTCTACCTCGTACCGCTGGTCTTCCTGATGTTCTCTCCCGAGGAGGCCCCTTCGATCTTCGCGAACCTGTGGCCGGCGCTGGCGGCGGGGCTTGTGGTCCTCACCGGCACCCTCGCCAGCAACCTGGTGCGCATCTGCGTTTACGGGGAGGAGGCCGACGACCTCATCGCCGCTTCTCCTACAGGCCGAGCACGGGTCGAGAGGATGAAGGTGCTCGCGGGCCTCCTGCCGGTCTGGTTCCTGGCGCTTCCCGGTGTGCTGGCTATCGCGTTCGAATCGGTGCCGCTGGCCCTGCTCACGGCACCCGTAGTCGGCGTGATGACGCTATCGGTGGCAGTGACCCGGTTGTGGAACCGGGTGGAGATCAAGCGGGCCGATCTGTTCCGGCGGAACCGGAACCAGGGCGATAAGATCGTGGCCTTCCTGGAAGGACTCATGCCGGTCGCTTGGGCGGCCGCGGTTCTCGGTCTGGGCAGCGCACAACTGTGGGGTCTCATCCCTCTCGCCATCGCCGTAGGCCTACTCGGGATCGCCTATCTGAGGGTGCGGCCACGCGCCGGTCGCTCGGCCGTCAGCTAGGCTCCTTCGCTACCGGCGCCCAGGCTGAAGAGGACATCGGTGGTCGCCAGGTAGCCTCTGTCCCGGCGCGGTCTAGAGTTGGAGCAGCGTGTAGTCCAGCCGATCCTCGGAGACGATCATCTCCAGGAACTGCAGGTTCGACAGGGCATCGATCATCGCGAAACCGTTCTCCTTGTCGATGTGGATGCCATCCTTCATCACGGTGTGGCCGTATACGCCGAAGCGGTGGCCCGCCTGACGCACGAGTTCCGGCTTGGCGTACCACCACTGCTTGGTGTCGCTGTCGTGATAGAAGAAGTCGTCGAACTGCTGCATGCCTGGAAGCGGACCCGCGTGAGCGAAGTGAACGCCATGGAAGGTCTTCTCCCGGGCGAAGCCGCGGAACCACTCCTTGAGGTCCTCGGGCAGTTCGACTCCACCCTTGGCCGGGTTGAACTCGTCATGCCGCAGCCCTCCCCTCGTCGAAAGGTCGTAACCGTGATCGAGCGCCACCTCGTCGTGGTTTCCCAGGATCACAGTCACGTTGCCGCACGAGTGGTCGACGTAGTTCTTGAACCGGTACAGCTCGCGGATCTGCGCCTTGGCCGCCCGCCTCAGATGATCTGGGTTGTCGGCGTCGAAAGGCTCCTCGCCCACCGCCTGCGCGTAGGCGCGGTCATCCTTGTAGTGCACCAGGTCGCCGATGCAGACCACCTGATACCGGCCCTCCTTGACCATCGCGGTGGGCTCGAACTGGTTGTCGCAAGCCGACGCCGCCTTCAATACTCGCCAGAGTTCGGGCCACTGCCCATGCACGTCGCCAACGGCGATGATCTTGATCACTTGGTGCTCCTGAACGCCGAAAACGCGCTCATGTGGGGGTCTCGGCCCGCCGGGTCAGCAACCCCCGGAGCCGGCCGTAGAGTTCGCGGGCCGCTTGCGGATCGGAGCCGTAGCCACCATACTCCACGAGCAGGCGGGCGGCCTCCAGGCCCTGTCCTTCGAGCTTGAGACGTTCGACCAGTCGATCGATCGCCTGTTGACCCTCCGGTTTGACCGCTTCGGTCGGGGTCGTGTCGGAGGGCTGTACTGGCTCGGAAGAGTCGGCCGCGGCGGTCCCTTGCTCCGGCAGCAACGCCAGCCCCTCCTCGGGGTCGTAGTCGGTCCAGTGACTCTCCTCGTCGCTAACGGGTGGACGGAGTCCGAAGAGTTCGGCCGCACGAGCGAACGCCGCCATGGCGCACTCCTCTGGCCCCTCGCCATCCCGAACCGGCTCGACTATCGCCGAGCGGGCGACGCCGCCGATCTCCAGCTCACAACCCACTCCTGGACCGAAACTCCGGTAGCGGAACGACCAGCCGGACACACCGACGACCTCGTCGAGTCGCTCCTTGATCGCCTCCTGCAGCAGAAGCGGTTCGAGGCGGGCGCCGCGACGGTCGGGGGCCAGTTCCTGTACCCGCCAGGTCATCTGTTGGGGGAGGAAGGGGGCCGAGAGGCGGTCCCAGGCGGTGCCGTCCATCGCGCAAGTATATCAGTGCGCGTAGATCCTCCAACACGTAAAATCCCTCCTCTACGACGTGAAGCAATCCGCGCAGAGCGCGAGAAGCTATACGGTAAGGTCTTGGGCATGGCGCAGCCCCGATCGGTCAAGCAGCGCGCGGCGGGACTTCTCCTGCTGCCCCTCCTCCTCTTCACTGCCGCGATCTCGCAACCGTTGCCGAGCCTCGAACTGGACTCGACGAGTTATGAGGTCGGCGACGAGGTGACCCTCGAAGCCAGCTCGTTGACCCCGGACGAGGAGTTCCAGCTGACCATCGTCGAGCCGGACGGAGAAGCCGTCGAGGAGACGCTCACAGCCGACTCGGAGGGACGCCTGGCCTACACCTTCCAGGTAAGAGAAGCGGGCGAGTGGAGCTTGCGACTCCAGGGCACCGACCTGAACGCCTCGATCAGCGTTGAAGTGGTTGGTGAGGGGACCGCTGAAGGCGAGGAGCGAGCCGATGCCCAGGAGAACCGGGTGGACGCGCAGGCCGAGGAGCGTCCCGGCGGCGATGAGGCACAGGCCGGAGGGCAGGCCGCCGGCCGCTCCACGGACGAGGCGTTGCGTTCGGACGCCGAAGCCGAAGCGCAAGCCGCTGGACAGGACGCCGGCGACGATGGGCGGTCCCAGCCGGGTGAACAGGTCGAACCCGAAGGGGAGGCGCAGGCCCCCGCAAGCGAACTTCAGGAAGAACTGAAGGTCGCGGTCGACGGCGACGCGGTCGTGGCAACGCGAGGAGACGAGCGAGTCTGGCGCTTCGACTTCCCCGATGGGAGCGGGGGCACCGGAGCCGTTCTCGAGGCGGGCCAAGGCGTCTGGGTCGGCCACGGCAACAGCCTCATACTTCTCGATCGGGAGACGGGAATAGCGCAGCTTCGCTACCCCATGCCCGGTCGCGTGATCCGGATCGAGCCGATCGGAGGCGCGATCTCGGTAGTGAGCGACGTGGGCGGCAGCCTCCGCCAGCGGATCGAGGTGGACGGCCAGGGACCGCGCTCGACCGTTCGCTTCGGCGTCGACCTCGATACCTTCGACTGGCTGAGGAACGAAGCGGACGTGCCCGACCCCGAAGCCCGGTTGCAGGTCGACCCCACCAATCCCTGGCTGCTCCTGCAGGTCGGGATCGAGACGGACGACAGGCAACTCCTGCGCGAGGCCGTCGAGCGCGGCCGCACCTTCTACGACCTCGCCGGCCTGGCCCGCGAACTGTACGAGACCGGCGAGGTCGAACTGGCCAGTGAAGCCATGGACCGCGCACTCGAGGACTTCGCCGACCGAGGTTACGATCCTGAGCTGCTCACCGACGCCGACCTCCACTATGCCTACGACTTCCCGCTGGCGCCCATGGAGGAAGCGCTCGACAGCGGCGATCTCGAGGCCGCCAGGTTCTGGGCGCCCTGGCTCAACCTGGTCAGCAGCGAGAACGCGCCCCGGACGACATCCGCTCTGCAGGCGTACGCTCGGCAACTCGCCGCCGTGGGCCAACGGGACGCGGCCTCGCTCTGGCGCGAGCGGGCCACGCCCGCCGGGAGCGCCTCGCCGGCAGCCAGCCTCGACCGTTTCTTCCTGGGGCTCGCCCGCTCCGGTTGGTACGGAGTGGCAGCCCTCCTCGCCGCGATAGTGGCGCTTCACCTCACCCTCACCGCGAAGTACTGGGCGCCCCAGTCGCTCGCGATCCGACGGTCGCGTGAAACCGCTGGGCGCAAGCGGCCCTGGACACGGCTGTTCGCCATCCGCTACTACTCCTTCACCGAGAAGCTGGTGCTCGTGCTGCTCTTCGCCG
Coding sequences:
- a CDS encoding nucleoside hydrolase, producing the protein MSRPAVILDCDPGHDDAIAIMAAARYCELLGITTVNGNVDLERTTRNALITCQVAGIDVPVHAGAARPLVAEPHHAQFIHGDSGLDGPVLPQLERSSASGDAVRFIIDTVRARDDVWLVAVGPLTNVALALRQAPDIAERLAGISIMGGGISFGNVTPTAEFNIFADPEAAAALFGAPLRRIMAPLDLTHQLLVDEAIIDRFRRTATPAGTFAADMLDFYTHAYARAFTGSKEGALHDPCALLAVSHPELFERQEMYVTVETRGEHTRGMTVADRRGVRSDLQPNTEVLTRIDPAVALDLLVESVS
- the ftsE gene encoding cell division ATP-binding protein FtsE; this translates as MVQFHHVTKTYPRTHTHALRDLDFRIRKGEFVYITGHSGAGKSTLLSLILRRILPTEGSVYLLGQDLAKLRESKLPFLRRRMGMVFQDHRLLSNLSALDNLVFTLRATGERGNLEQRALLALRQVSLAHKRKAFPIELSLGEQQRVAIARALVTNPPLLLCDEPTGNLDPDTSWEILELLNDVNIKGTTVVVATHSRDLVERLRRRTIVLRNGELVRDDETGGYSL
- a CDS encoding ABC transporter ATP-binding protein; this translates as MIELPDSDVKTSRAAAPPALRLESLAKSFGSNRAVRGLDLEVRQGEFYALLGPNGAGKTTTLRMVAGLVEPDGGEAFVLGHSVQREPARAKSLLAFLPDEPLLYGKLRPLEYLEFVAGLWRVPAEEAAPRAKELLEWLDLWKNRYDLTETFSRGMKQKLGLAGGLIHRPRLMILDEPLTGLDAAAARDVKNLLSEYVADGNTVILTTHIMEIAERLAQRIGIISRGQLVAEGSLDDLRRASGDDDGTLENVFLELVESR
- a CDS encoding metallophosphoesterase — translated: MIKIIAVGDVHGQWPELWRVLKAASACDNQFEPTAMVKEGRYQVVCIGDLVHYKDDRAYAQAVGEEPFDADNPDHLRRAAKAQIRELYRFKNYVDHSCGNVTVILGNHDEVALDHGYDLSTRGGLRHDEFNPAKGGVELPEDLKEWFRGFAREKTFHGVHFAHAGPLPGMQQFDDFFYHDSDTKQWWYAKPELVRQAGHRFGVYGHTVMKDGIHIDKENGFAMIDALSNLQFLEMIVSEDRLDYTLLQL